The following are encoded in a window of Streptomyces sp. 11x1 genomic DNA:
- a CDS encoding ISL3 family transposase, protein MGDVFLQGLWFHKAEGVVIEKAVVDGELVLVRARASAEQAACHACGTTSGRVHSRYVRRLTDTAVAGRPVVIELQVRRFRCRERACTQATFAEQVEGLTFRYGRRSTGLQTVLQRVAVMLAGRAGARLADTLAVRASRSTLLRLIRRLPEPEVHTPRVLGVDEFALRKGHNYGTILVDIDTRRPVDLLPDRTTATVSAWLADHPGVEVICRDRSTAYAEAGRLGAPDAVHVADRWHIWKNLVEAVEKTVIQHRALLREPEETSPVRTNTPVNTTGFPPRPSGEPRHSGRLSDRVREQHTAVHALLDDGLGLRPIARRLGLARNTVRRLARAATADELLVGQWTGRSSILDPYKPYLHQRWAEGCTVARRLFEELRERGYPGGESVVKRYVQQLREAFPHDDPPRKHPSVRDVTSWITRRPDRLDSDQVQRLKAILARCPELGRTAEHVRSFAELMNNRQGKQLDQWIECVQADDLPALHAFVTGLGQDLDAVVAGLSLPYSSGAVEGHNNKIKMLKRQMFGRANFDLLRKRVLLAA, encoded by the coding sequence GTGGGTGATGTGTTCCTCCAGGGCCTGTGGTTCCACAAGGCCGAAGGCGTTGTGATCGAAAAGGCAGTAGTGGATGGCGAGTTGGTGCTCGTGCGGGCCCGTGCGTCGGCAGAGCAGGCCGCGTGTCATGCCTGCGGGACGACGTCGGGCCGGGTGCACAGCCGATACGTACGCCGCCTCACCGACACCGCGGTCGCCGGGCGTCCTGTGGTGATCGAGTTACAGGTCCGGCGGTTCCGCTGCCGTGAACGCGCCTGCACGCAGGCCACGTTCGCAGAGCAGGTCGAAGGGCTGACCTTCCGGTACGGGAGGCGAAGCACCGGGCTGCAGACGGTGCTGCAACGGGTGGCCGTGATGCTGGCGGGCCGGGCCGGCGCCCGCCTGGCGGACACACTCGCGGTCCGGGCGAGCCGGTCGACTCTCCTGCGGCTGATACGCCGCCTCCCGGAGCCCGAGGTGCACACGCCGCGGGTGCTCGGAGTGGACGAGTTCGCCCTGCGCAAGGGACACAATTACGGCACGATCCTGGTGGACATCGACACCCGCCGCCCGGTTGATCTGCTGCCCGACCGCACCACGGCCACGGTGTCCGCCTGGCTCGCCGACCACCCCGGCGTCGAGGTGATCTGCCGTGACCGGTCGACCGCATACGCCGAGGCCGGACGGCTCGGCGCCCCGGACGCGGTCCACGTCGCGGACCGGTGGCACATCTGGAAAAACCTCGTCGAGGCCGTCGAGAAGACGGTCATCCAGCACCGCGCCCTGCTGCGCGAGCCAGAGGAGACCAGCCCGGTCCGCACCAACACACCCGTGAACACCACGGGGTTCCCGCCGCGTCCCTCAGGCGAACCGCGACACTCCGGCCGCCTGTCGGACCGGGTCCGCGAACAGCACACAGCCGTCCACGCCCTGCTCGACGACGGGCTCGGCCTCCGGCCGATCGCTCGCCGGCTCGGCCTGGCCCGCAACACCGTGCGCCGCCTGGCCCGCGCGGCCACCGCGGACGAACTGCTGGTAGGACAGTGGACCGGCCGCAGCAGCATCCTCGATCCCTACAAGCCTTATCTGCATCAGCGGTGGGCCGAGGGCTGCACCGTCGCCCGCCGTCTGTTCGAGGAACTGCGTGAGCGCGGCTACCCCGGCGGCGAGAGCGTCGTGAAGAGGTACGTGCAGCAGCTCCGTGAAGCGTTCCCGCACGACGATCCGCCCCGCAAGCACCCGTCCGTGCGAGACGTGACCAGCTGGATCACCCGCCGCCCCGACCGCCTCGACAGCGACCAGGTCCAGCGGCTCAAGGCGATCCTCGCCCGCTGCCCCGAACTCGGCCGCACCGCCGAACACGTACGTTCCTTCGCCGAGTTGATGAACAACCGCCAAGGAAAGCAGCTGGACCAATGGATCGAGTGTGTCCAGGCCGATGACCTGCCCGCCCTGCATGCCTTCGTCACCGGCCTCGGCCAGGACCTCGACGCCGTCGTCGCCGGGCTCAGCCTGCCCTACAGCTCTGGCGCAGTCGAAGGCCATAACAACAAGATCAAGATGCTCAAGCGGCAGATGTTCGGCCGCGCCAACTTCGACCTGCTCCGCAAACGCGTCCTCCTCGCGGCGTGA
- the istA gene encoding IS21 family transposase, with translation MIGVEDWAEIRRLHRAEGMSIKGIARHLGIARNTVRRAVASDDPPKYRRAPRGSIVDAVEPAIRELLAEYPRMPATVIAERIGWERSLSVLKRRVRELRPVYLPADPVSRTAYQPGELAQCDLWFPPVDIPLGFGQTGRPPVLVIVSGYSRVITARMLPSRQAADLVSGHWDLLSGWSAVPRALVWDNEAAIGRRREGRVVLGHEFAALAGLLACKVILCRPRDPEAKGLVERANGYLETSFLPGRVFTSPADFNTQLNAWLEVANRRVHRTLDARPVERWEADRAAMLPLPPTAPPRWWQTSVRIGRDHYIRLDTCDYSVHPAAIGRIVRIEADTETVRAHLDGRLVAEHARCWARHQTLTDPDHADAATAMRSQYRQAVAGAAAVEVAQPDLPAYDRVFQLIEGGGGQE, from the coding sequence GTGATCGGTGTGGAGGACTGGGCTGAGATCCGGCGGCTCCACCGTGCGGAGGGCATGTCGATCAAGGGGATCGCGCGGCATCTGGGGATCGCCCGGAACACCGTGCGACGGGCTGTGGCCAGCGACGATCCGCCGAAGTACCGGCGGGCGCCGAGGGGCTCGATCGTGGACGCGGTGGAGCCGGCGATCCGCGAACTGCTGGCGGAGTACCCGCGGATGCCCGCCACGGTGATCGCCGAGCGGATCGGCTGGGAACGGTCGTTGTCGGTGCTGAAGCGGCGGGTGCGGGAACTGCGGCCGGTCTACCTTCCGGCGGATCCGGTCTCCCGGACGGCGTATCAGCCCGGCGAGCTGGCCCAGTGTGACCTGTGGTTCCCTCCGGTGGACATCCCGCTGGGCTTCGGGCAGACCGGCCGCCCGCCGGTGCTGGTGATCGTGTCCGGGTACTCGCGGGTGATCACCGCGCGGATGCTGCCGTCGAGGCAGGCCGCCGATCTCGTGAGCGGGCACTGGGACCTGCTGTCCGGCTGGAGCGCGGTGCCGAGGGCGCTGGTCTGGGACAACGAGGCGGCCATCGGACGCCGCCGCGAGGGGCGGGTCGTGCTCGGTCATGAGTTCGCCGCCCTGGCCGGGCTGCTGGCCTGCAAGGTGATCCTGTGCCGGCCCCGCGACCCGGAGGCCAAGGGTCTGGTCGAGCGGGCCAACGGTTATCTGGAGACGTCGTTCCTGCCCGGCAGGGTGTTCACTTCCCCGGCCGACTTCAACACGCAGCTGAACGCGTGGCTTGAGGTCGCCAACCGGCGGGTGCACCGCACCCTGGATGCCCGTCCGGTGGAGCGGTGGGAGGCTGACCGGGCCGCGATGCTGCCGCTGCCGCCGACCGCGCCGCCGCGCTGGTGGCAGACCTCGGTACGGATCGGCCGGGACCACTACATCCGCCTGGACACCTGCGACTACTCCGTCCACCCGGCCGCGATCGGACGGATCGTGCGGATCGAGGCGGACACCGAAACGGTGCGGGCTCATCTGGACGGTCGGCTGGTCGCCGAGCACGCGCGCTGCTGGGCCCGCCACCAGACGCTCACCGACCCGGACCACGCCGATGCCGCCACGGCGATGCGCAGCCAGTACCGCCAGGCCGTGGCCGGTGCCGCGGCGGTGGAGGTCGCACAGCCGGATCTGCCGGCCTACGACCGCGTGTTCCAGCTGATCGAAGGCGGCGGAGGACAGGAGTGA
- a CDS encoding aldehyde dehydrogenase family protein has product MTRFAAPGTDGAVVSYEARYDHFIGGEYVPPARGQYFENPSPVNGLPFTEVARGTSEDVERALDAAHAAAPGWGRTSVTERSDVLRKIADRMEANLEQLAVAESWENGKPVRETLAADIPLAIDHFRYFAGAIRTQEGSLSELDDDTVAYHFHEPLGVVAQIIPWNFPILMATWKLAPALAAGNAVVLKPAEQTPASIHVWMSLVADLLPPGVVNIVNGFGVEAGKPLASSPRVAKVAFTGETTTGRLIMQYASENITPVTLELGGKSPNIFFDDVWSANDDFRDKALEGFTMFALNQGEVCTCPSRALVQRGNYAEFMEAAVARTEQIKTGHPLDTDTMIGAQASNDQLEKILSYLDIGRQEGAKVLTGGERIEHDGELQGGFYVQPTIFEGDNRMRIFQEEIFGPVVSVTSFDDFDDAIKIANDTLYGLGAGVWTRDTNTAYRAGRSIQAGRVWTNCYHAYPAHAAFGGYKGSGIGRETHKMMLDHYQQTKNLLVSYSPKKLGFF; this is encoded by the coding sequence ATGACCCGTTTCGCAGCACCCGGTACGGATGGCGCGGTCGTCTCCTATGAGGCGCGCTACGACCACTTCATCGGGGGTGAGTACGTGCCGCCGGCGCGCGGTCAGTACTTCGAGAACCCGAGTCCGGTGAACGGGCTGCCGTTCACCGAGGTCGCGCGGGGTACGAGCGAGGACGTGGAGCGCGCGTTGGACGCGGCGCACGCGGCCGCGCCCGGCTGGGGGCGCACGTCCGTGACCGAGCGTTCGGACGTCCTGCGGAAGATCGCCGACCGGATGGAGGCGAACCTGGAGCAGCTGGCGGTCGCGGAGAGCTGGGAGAACGGCAAGCCGGTGCGGGAGACGCTGGCCGCGGACATCCCCCTCGCCATCGACCACTTCCGGTACTTCGCGGGGGCGATCCGCACGCAGGAGGGTTCGCTGTCGGAGCTCGATGATGACACGGTGGCGTACCACTTCCATGAGCCGCTGGGTGTGGTCGCCCAGATCATCCCGTGGAACTTCCCGATCCTCATGGCGACCTGGAAGCTCGCGCCCGCCCTGGCGGCGGGCAACGCGGTCGTGCTCAAGCCGGCCGAGCAGACCCCGGCGTCCATTCACGTCTGGATGAGCCTGGTGGCTGATCTGCTGCCGCCGGGTGTGGTGAACATCGTCAACGGGTTCGGGGTGGAGGCGGGCAAGCCGCTGGCGTCGAGTCCGCGGGTGGCGAAGGTGGCGTTCACGGGTGAGACGACGACGGGGCGTCTGATCATGCAGTACGCCTCGGAGAACATCACGCCGGTGACGCTCGAACTCGGTGGCAAGTCGCCGAACATCTTCTTCGACGACGTGTGGTCGGCGAATGACGACTTCCGCGACAAGGCGCTCGAAGGCTTCACGATGTTCGCGCTCAACCAGGGTGAGGTGTGCACCTGTCCGTCGCGGGCGCTGGTGCAGCGCGGCAACTACGCCGAGTTCATGGAGGCGGCCGTCGCCCGCACCGAGCAGATCAAGACCGGGCACCCGCTGGACACCGACACCATGATCGGCGCTCAGGCCTCCAACGACCAGTTGGAGAAGATCCTCTCCTATCTGGACATCGGGCGGCAGGAGGGTGCCAAGGTTCTGACCGGCGGGGAACGCATCGAGCACGACGGCGAGTTGCAGGGCGGTTTCTACGTCCAGCCGACGATCTTCGAGGGTGACAACCGTATGCGGATCTTCCAGGAAGAGATCTTCGGTCCAGTCGTCTCCGTGACCTCGTTCGACGACTTCGACGACGCCATCAAGATCGCCAACGACACGCTGTACGGGCTGGGCGCGGGAGTCTGGACGCGGGACACCAACACGGCCTATCGCGCGGGCCGTTCCATCCAGGCGGGCCGCGTCTGGACGAACTGCTACCACGCCTACCCGGCGCACGCCGCGTTCGGCGGCTACAAGGGGTCGGGCATCGGTCGCGAAACGCACAAGATGATGCTGGATCACTACCAGCAGACCAAGAACCTCCTCGTCTCGTACTCGCCGAAGAAGCTGGGCTTCTTCTAG
- a CDS encoding DUF1326 domain-containing protein produces the protein MTEQVSTGTRWRLAGDWFDVCKCAIPCPCTFAQPPTYGDCEGVLVWHIREGGFGDVRLDDLNVLMLGSFTGNPWAGTHTDPYAAIFLDERADERQRSALGAIFGGEAGGWPAQFGAMFHPEMRGMDVAPVHVEIDEDLATWRAEVPGKVTATAEALTGPTTPDGARVQVHNAPGAEVGPGQVATWGRATADRADAFGFSWERTGKSSKHFPFDWSGPD, from the coding sequence ATGACAGAGCAAGTCAGCACCGGTACACGTTGGCGCCTGGCCGGTGATTGGTTCGATGTGTGCAAGTGCGCCATACCGTGCCCCTGTACGTTTGCACAGCCCCCGACCTACGGCGACTGCGAAGGGGTGCTGGTCTGGCACATCCGGGAAGGCGGCTTCGGCGACGTGCGGCTCGACGATCTCAACGTCCTGATGCTCGGCTCCTTCACCGGTAACCCCTGGGCCGGCACCCACACCGACCCGTACGCCGCGATTTTCCTTGACGAACGGGCCGACGAGCGGCAGCGCAGTGCACTCGGGGCCATCTTCGGCGGTGAGGCCGGCGGATGGCCTGCGCAGTTCGGGGCGATGTTCCACCCCGAGATGCGCGGCATGGACGTCGCCCCCGTCCACGTCGAGATAGACGAGGATCTCGCCACCTGGCGGGCCGAGGTTCCCGGCAAGGTCACGGCCACCGCCGAGGCGCTCACGGGTCCGACGACGCCGGATGGCGCACGCGTCCAGGTCCACAACGCCCCGGGCGCCGAGGTCGGGCCCGGCCAGGTCGCCACCTGGGGACGGGCCACCGCCGACCGCGCCGACGCATTCGGCTTCTCCTGGGAACGCACGGGGAAGTCGAGCAAACACTTCCCGTTCGACTGGAGCGGTCCCGACTAG
- the istB gene encoding IS21-like element helper ATPase IstB gives MATRTTTSRDVAAELAFLSRALKAPALLDAADRLAERARAESWTHQEYLAACLQREVAAREAHGGEGRIRAARFPARKTLEEFDFAHLRGLKREAVAHLGTLDFITGKENVVFLGPPGTGKTHLAIALGIRACQAGHRVAFATASQWVDRLAAAHATGKLQEELLRLARVPVLVIDEVGYIPFEPEAANLFFQLISGRYERASVIVTSNKPFGRWGEVFGDDTVAAAMIDRLVHHADVLSLKGDSYRLKDRDIGRTPSAATG, from the coding sequence ATGGCCACCCGCACCACCACGTCCCGGGACGTCGCCGCCGAACTGGCCTTTCTCAGCCGTGCGTTGAAGGCACCGGCCCTGCTGGATGCTGCCGACCGGCTCGCCGAACGCGCCAGGGCCGAGTCCTGGACACATCAGGAGTATCTGGCCGCCTGCCTGCAGCGCGAGGTGGCTGCCCGCGAGGCCCACGGCGGCGAAGGCCGCATCCGCGCGGCCCGTTTCCCCGCCCGCAAGACCTTGGAGGAGTTCGACTTCGCTCACCTGCGCGGGCTGAAACGGGAGGCGGTGGCACATCTGGGCACCCTGGACTTCATCACCGGCAAGGAGAACGTGGTCTTCCTCGGGCCGCCCGGCACCGGCAAGACCCACCTGGCCATCGCCCTGGGCATACGCGCCTGCCAGGCCGGACACCGCGTCGCGTTCGCCACCGCCTCGCAGTGGGTCGACCGCCTGGCCGCCGCCCACGCCACCGGCAAGCTCCAGGAGGAGCTCCTCCGGCTGGCGCGCGTCCCGGTTCTGGTGATCGATGAGGTCGGCTACATCCCGTTCGAACCGGAAGCAGCGAACCTGTTCTTCCAGCTGATCTCGGGTCGCTACGAACGCGCCTCCGTGATCGTGACCAGCAACAAGCCGTTCGGACGCTGGGGAGAGGTCTTCGGGGACGACACCGTCGCCGCCGCCATGATCGACCGTCTCGTCCATCACGCCGATGTGCTCTCCTTGAAGGGAGACTCCTACCGGCTCAAAGACCGTGACATCGGCCGCACACCGAGCGCGGCAACCGGGTGA
- a CDS encoding N-acetylmuramoyl-L-alanine amidase, whose protein sequence is MERARPLPSRRRLLRGAALAAIPYALLPSPRAGAQSPHLDHTPALWEPASAANYTVADRPSGRSIDLVIIHVTQTTYKNTVPVFWNPAKQVSAHYLLRSADGRVTQCVRERDIAWHAGNWDYNARSIGIEHEGWIDRPEYFTSAMYEQSAALTAAICDRHGVPKDRAHIIGHYEVPGTDHTDPGPNWDWDRYIRLVVAA, encoded by the coding sequence ATGGAGCGAGCCAGGCCGTTGCCGAGCAGGCGGCGGCTGCTGCGGGGCGCCGCCCTCGCCGCGATCCCCTATGCGCTGCTCCCCAGCCCGCGGGCCGGCGCCCAGTCGCCCCACCTCGACCACACGCCCGCCCTGTGGGAGCCGGCGAGCGCGGCCAACTACACCGTGGCCGACCGACCGTCCGGCCGCTCCATCGACTTGGTGATCATCCATGTCACGCAGACCACGTACAAGAACACGGTGCCCGTCTTCTGGAACCCGGCGAAGCAGGTCTCCGCGCACTACCTGCTCCGGTCGGCCGACGGACGGGTCACCCAGTGCGTCCGGGAACGCGACATCGCCTGGCACGCCGGCAACTGGGACTACAACGCGCGGAGCATAGGCATCGAGCACGAGGGCTGGATCGACCGCCCCGAGTACTTCACCTCCGCCATGTACGAGCAGTCCGCGGCGCTCACCGCCGCGATCTGCGACAGGCACGGCGTCCCGAAGGACCGCGCCCACATCATCGGCCACTACGAGGTCCCGGGCACCGACCACACCGATCCGGGGCCGAACTGGGACTGGGACCGCTACATACGCCTGGTCGTCGCCGCCTGA
- a CDS encoding ROK family transcriptional regulator: protein MTAPLHETRPSGPGRRLPDNQQGMRRRNLSRVMHTVNAEGPLSRAAVASHIGLTRAAVSTLVDELIRAGLLEELGPERPGRVGRPGSALALSGRGPAGIGAEIGVDHLAVCAVDLRGEVRVRAVRHGTNRGRAPEPVIDELTELVRGVVAEAEGEGLWPAGLAVAVPGLVASDARTVVRAPNLDWHDTDLGALLPAGLPVTVDNEANFGGLAELWLGDGTPSDFLHVSAEIGIGGAVVVDGRLLRGTRGFAGELGHVPVRPEGPDCACGGRGCLEQYAGEEAVLRAAGLEPGEHRVEFLAERAAAGDKDVHRALRGAGAALGVALTGAVNLLDPRTVVLGGALAALAPWLLPSLERELARRTAGPACSVTVSRLGPEGPLLGAAHSVVRGVLDDPATAGVRS, encoded by the coding sequence ATGACCGCACCACTGCACGAAACCCGCCCGAGCGGCCCCGGCCGCCGCCTGCCCGACAACCAGCAGGGCATGCGGCGCCGCAATCTCTCCCGCGTCATGCACACCGTCAACGCCGAGGGGCCGCTGTCCCGGGCCGCCGTCGCCTCTCACATCGGACTGACCCGGGCCGCCGTGTCGACGCTGGTGGACGAGCTGATCCGTGCGGGACTCCTGGAGGAACTGGGCCCTGAGCGTCCGGGACGGGTCGGACGGCCCGGCTCGGCGCTCGCCCTCAGCGGACGCGGCCCCGCAGGTATCGGCGCGGAGATCGGTGTCGACCACCTGGCGGTCTGCGCCGTGGATCTGCGGGGCGAGGTGCGGGTTCGGGCGGTGCGGCACGGCACCAACCGCGGCCGGGCGCCCGAGCCGGTCATCGACGAGCTGACCGAGCTGGTGCGAGGGGTCGTCGCCGAGGCGGAGGGCGAGGGCCTGTGGCCCGCGGGGCTGGCGGTCGCCGTGCCCGGGCTGGTGGCGAGCGACGCCCGCACGGTGGTCCGTGCCCCCAACCTCGACTGGCACGACACGGATCTGGGCGCCCTGTTGCCCGCCGGTCTGCCGGTGACCGTGGACAACGAGGCCAACTTCGGTGGACTCGCGGAACTCTGGCTCGGGGACGGCACACCGTCCGACTTCCTGCACGTCTCCGCGGAGATCGGCATCGGCGGCGCGGTCGTCGTGGACGGCCGGCTGCTTCGCGGGACACGAGGATTCGCGGGCGAGTTGGGGCACGTCCCCGTCCGGCCGGAGGGCCCCGACTGCGCGTGCGGTGGACGCGGCTGCCTGGAGCAGTATGCCGGTGAGGAGGCCGTGCTTCGGGCGGCCGGGCTGGAACCGGGCGAACACCGCGTCGAGTTCCTCGCCGAGCGGGCGGCGGCCGGCGACAAGGATGTGCACCGGGCTCTGCGTGGCGCCGGCGCCGCGCTCGGTGTGGCGCTGACCGGCGCGGTGAATCTGCTGGACCCGCGGACCGTGGTGCTGGGAGGCGCCCTGGCCGCCCTCGCACCCTGGCTGCTGCCCTCGCTGGAACGGGAGTTGGCTCGGCGCACGGCCGGTCCGGCGTGTTCCGTGACCGTGTCCCGGCTGGGCCCGGAAGGCCCACTGCTGGGTGCGGCCCACTCGGTGGTGCGTGGGGTGCTGGACGATCCGGCGACGGCCGGGGTGCGGTCGTAG
- a CDS encoding GAF domain-containing protein translates to MTDPWVALEPGADPVQRVRVLRRAHEAFTQRGTVALPVRAVVADSWRRSAKAGVGPEGTARVELTDGDLGSYRAEHPLSRVMPLVRELLGTFASDGEHLLAVCDAQGRLLWVEGDAATRRRADRMNFVPGARWAESAVGTNAPGTAVAVDRPVQVFAAEHFIRRVQPWTCAAAPVHDPRTGRVLGAVDITGGDGLAHPHSLGFVQAVARAAESQLALLTPPRASADALELAALGRDEAQLLVRGRKIRLSRRHSEILVLLARHPEGLSGDELLCALYEDESVTPVTLRAELARLRRLLGPGLLGSRPYRLMVPLESDVAVVERRLETGAVTAAASAYAGPLLPGSQAPAVVRLRRRLADGLRTALIAGHDPDLLADWAHAPWGEDDLEVWRVLAAVRPTPAVRSRLRELESELSVPTSWARPRPRPRRQ, encoded by the coding sequence TTGACCGATCCTTGGGTGGCTCTGGAGCCGGGAGCCGATCCCGTCCAGCGGGTGCGGGTGCTGCGTCGCGCGCATGAGGCGTTCACGCAGCGGGGCACGGTGGCTCTGCCGGTGCGTGCTGTGGTGGCTGACTCGTGGCGGCGTTCGGCGAAGGCGGGTGTCGGACCGGAGGGCACCGCCCGGGTGGAACTGACGGACGGCGACCTCGGTTCCTATCGCGCCGAGCATCCGCTGTCCCGGGTGATGCCGTTGGTGCGCGAGCTGCTGGGCACGTTCGCGTCGGACGGCGAGCATCTGCTGGCCGTCTGCGACGCGCAGGGCAGGCTGCTGTGGGTCGAGGGGGACGCGGCGACCAGACGACGGGCCGACCGGATGAACTTCGTACCGGGTGCGCGCTGGGCGGAGTCCGCCGTCGGGACGAACGCTCCGGGCACCGCGGTGGCCGTGGACCGGCCCGTGCAGGTGTTCGCGGCCGAGCACTTCATACGGCGGGTGCAGCCGTGGACGTGCGCGGCGGCGCCGGTGCACGATCCACGAACCGGACGGGTGCTCGGTGCGGTCGACATCACCGGCGGTGACGGCCTCGCGCATCCGCACAGCCTGGGGTTCGTGCAGGCGGTCGCGCGGGCCGCCGAGTCCCAGCTCGCCCTGCTCACCCCGCCCCGGGCGTCGGCGGACGCGCTCGAACTGGCCGCGCTGGGCCGGGACGAGGCCCAACTCCTGGTCCGAGGGCGGAAGATCAGGCTCAGCCGTCGGCACAGCGAGATCCTGGTGCTGCTCGCCCGCCATCCGGAGGGCCTGTCCGGCGACGAGCTGCTCTGCGCACTGTACGAGGACGAGTCTGTGACGCCGGTGACGTTGCGGGCCGAGCTGGCGCGGCTGCGCCGTCTCCTCGGGCCGGGGTTGCTGGGGTCACGGCCGTACCGGCTGATGGTCCCCCTCGAGTCCGACGTGGCGGTGGTGGAACGGAGACTGGAGACGGGTGCGGTGACGGCGGCCGCGTCGGCGTACGCGGGCCCGCTGCTGCCGGGCTCGCAGGCGCCGGCCGTCGTCCGGCTGCGGCGCAGGCTCGCCGACGGGCTGCGCACGGCGCTCATAGCCGGGCATGACCCCGACCTTCTGGCGGACTGGGCGCACGCCCCCTGGGGCGAGGACGACCTGGAGGTGTGGCGGGTGCTGGCAGCCGTACGCCCCACACCGGCCGTACGGTCCCGGCTGCGCGAGTTGGAGTCGGAGCTGTCGGTGCCGACGTCGTGGGCGCGCCCTCGGCCCCGGCCTCGGCGGCAGTAG
- a CDS encoding STAS domain-containing protein — protein sequence MTPPQSNPEDEPTAAKPVSSGVPTHHGEDLLEVGISRLSIQPIAGGQSPPVLELHLAGELDIDTSTSLREYLAALAARSPGDLLVLNLSGITFCDSASLYTLLGIRQALSVAGIEVQVAELSAAMRAAAERAGPPVLREALDARGPVPPDRRRLS from the coding sequence ATGACACCGCCCCAGTCCAACCCCGAGGACGAGCCAACAGCGGCCAAGCCGGTGAGTAGTGGCGTTCCGACTCACCACGGGGAGGATCTGCTGGAGGTCGGGATCTCAAGGCTATCGATCCAGCCCATTGCCGGTGGTCAATCCCCTCCCGTACTGGAGCTACATCTCGCAGGGGAGCTCGACATCGATACCTCCACCAGCTTGCGCGAGTACCTGGCTGCACTTGCCGCCCGTTCACCTGGCGACCTACTGGTACTGAACCTGTCCGGTATCACCTTCTGCGATTCCGCAAGCCTGTACACGCTGCTGGGTATCCGACAGGCACTGTCCGTGGCAGGCATCGAGGTACAGGTCGCCGAACTCAGTGCCGCTATGCGGGCTGCTGCAGAAAGAGCCGGTCCGCCCGTCCTCCGCGAGGCTCTGGACGCCCGTGGCCCGGTTCCACCTGATCGCCGACGTCTCTCCTGA
- a CDS encoding DUF2182 domain-containing protein — MRHSRTSAFVSARSPAPTGAGGGLLPKRDLAAAWFLVVLIAAPAWTLTVGQAREMGVEPGTMGMALPLFLLLWVTMMAAMMLPSMAPVAITWVRGIGRQSSGWTRTIRTVEFAGGYLLVWTTFGLLAYAALALTGSLVDDHPTAGRWIGAVAFLLAGLYQLGPLKHVCLRHCRDPMSHLVRYAGFRQPARDLRVGVHHGAYCVGCCAGLMVVLVPLGVMNVAAMAGLAVVIFVEKLWSRGPLLARVVGVAFLVLAALAPFQDGLLPGLEGSMPEMGGM; from the coding sequence ATGCGTCACAGCCGGACTTCCGCGTTCGTATCCGCCCGGTCGCCCGCGCCGACCGGAGCGGGCGGCGGCCTGCTGCCGAAGCGGGACCTCGCGGCCGCCTGGTTCCTGGTCGTCCTGATCGCGGCGCCCGCCTGGACGCTTACAGTCGGGCAGGCCCGGGAGATGGGGGTCGAGCCCGGCACGATGGGGATGGCGCTGCCGCTGTTCCTGCTGCTGTGGGTGACGATGATGGCGGCGATGATGCTGCCGTCCATGGCGCCGGTGGCCATCACATGGGTGCGCGGGATCGGCCGGCAGTCCTCCGGCTGGACGCGGACCATACGTACAGTCGAGTTCGCGGGCGGGTATCTGCTGGTCTGGACCACCTTCGGACTACTCGCCTACGCGGCCCTGGCCCTCACCGGCAGCCTGGTCGACGACCATCCGACCGCCGGACGCTGGATCGGCGCGGTGGCCTTCCTGCTCGCGGGCCTGTACCAGCTCGGCCCCCTCAAGCATGTCTGCCTACGGCACTGTCGCGACCCCATGAGCCACCTGGTGCGCTACGCCGGTTTCCGGCAGCCGGCCCGCGACCTGCGAGTGGGCGTCCATCACGGCGCCTACTGTGTCGGCTGCTGCGCGGGACTGATGGTCGTCCTCGTTCCGCTCGGCGTGATGAACGTGGCAGCCATGGCCGGACTGGCCGTGGTGATCTTCGTCGAGAAGCTGTGGTCCCGTGGCCCGCTGCTCGCCCGGGTGGTGGGTGTTGCGTTTCTCGTGCTGGCCGCGCTCGCGCCGTTCCAGGACGGGCTGCTGCCCGGACTTGAGGGGTCGATGCCGGAAATGGGCGGCATGTGA